In Citrobacter sp. RHB25-C09, the following proteins share a genomic window:
- a CDS encoding YqaA family protein, whose protein sequence is MSDELSLLSLFASSFLSATLLPGNSEIVLVAMLLSGVSHPWVLVLTATMGNSLGGLTNVILGRFFPQRKTSRWQEKATGWLKRYGAVALLLSWMPVVGDLLCLLAGWMRLSWGPVLFFLCLGKALRYIVVAAATVHGITWWH, encoded by the coding sequence GTGAGTGACGAGCTGTCGCTCCTGTCTCTGTTCGCGAGCAGTTTTCTCAGCGCTACGCTATTGCCCGGCAACTCTGAAATTGTACTGGTTGCTATGTTACTCTCCGGGGTCAGTCATCCCTGGGTCTTAGTCTTAACAGCAACAATGGGTAATAGCCTTGGAGGGTTAACAAACGTTATCCTTGGGCGTTTCTTTCCTCAGCGCAAGACATCGCGCTGGCAAGAGAAAGCGACTGGCTGGCTTAAACGCTATGGCGCAGTCGCACTATTATTAAGCTGGATGCCGGTGGTGGGTGATTTACTGTGCCTGTTAGCGGGATGGATGCGCCTCTCGTGGGGACCGGTGCTCTTTTTTTTATGCCTTGGCAAAGCGCTGCGCTATATTGTCGTCGCGGCAGCTACCGTTCATGGCATTACCTGGTGGCACTAA